The Falco biarmicus isolate bFalBia1 chromosome 1, bFalBia1.pri, whole genome shotgun sequence DNA segment TGATGAGAGATTTCTGCTCAGTTAGTCCAGATACATATCTCTGCTGTTTTGTCCTGGAAAACCTAAAGCACACTTGACTAAATGCTCTTTAATTTAAGGCGAATTAGAGTATATGGAAATATATACCTCTGTGAAAATGGATGTACAAGATCCAGAAGgatgctttctcttctgttactaaaagaaatgaaaagaagaaatacaatcCCTCCATGTTTACAAAACCATACTGAGAGGCAGACACCAGACAGAGATCAGGCTGTAGCTAACTGCTGTGATATGTACCACAGGAAGCTTTGGTTTGCTGACACCATTAAAATGGGATAGGCAGATGCTTTCAAGCCAGTTTTGCCTTCTCATCACTTTTCTTATACTTCTTTGGGACCATATCTTGTAATATAGGAAGACTATATACTCTCTTGCAGAACAAAACAGATGATTTTAACCCATGGATGGAGGATCTCCAGTTATCTTGGATCAACCTTGGCTAAACACTACTAACACACAAACCACGAGAAAAAGTAAAGATGTTCAGGAGAGTGAAATCTAGAGTGATTAAGACCAAAACAGTATTATTTACCTGCTGTCAAAAACAGGCAACATATTGGGACTGATGTTGGTATGCAAAGGCATTGTGGTATCTCAGGTGAAGCTACAGGCAAACCTTGACTATTTGGAGACTCATTTATATATTCTACTTTTATTCCGTAATATTTAATTATCACAAAGTTGTGAGGTTGTTTTAAGGCcaactgcttaaaaaaaattaccctaaaatccagaaaatgcaAGGCTTCATACATGTGAGCAAAACTGTACAGAAAACTTTAACTGGGGGAAATTTTGAATTAGATGGTAGATagcttatttttcttgcttgctaCTACATTCTTTATGAAGGGCATTATACTACTGCATCTATTCCAAATGGACATTTTGGAAGACAAAGTTAGTCTTTGATTGAGTACCTGTACAAGAGATCTGTTTTTATATGGCTAATTTACTAAAGCACTAAATAGTGCTGAGATCTAGATTTATCTTCTAAATGAGGAAAACCACAGTTACAGCACAGATAAAATAGGTGCCTGATAAGTAATCTTAATCAAGAAATTCAGAATTCACAATTGCCTCTCATTCTCAGAACATTCATTGGTTTTTGTAATGCATCTTTCTGAATAGGACTACAACTATAATACACAGTATAGCCAAGAGGCTACTATTGCTTTTATAGTTTGGATACACTTGTCCAATTCAGATAAGCacaaataaaatctatttattaTATTAACTCATTGAAGATAAAAGGTCAAAGGGCAGCTTCTATCTTGACTAAAAGGGAGCACAACCTCAAAAGCagcctacaaaaaaaaacccaaaaccccagaTAATGTAGTTTCAAAAGTTATTTGCCTTCCctacataaaattatttaaattagaaCTAAAAGACAAGTGTACATGTACCTTTTACCAGGACAGACAAGAAAGGTTGTGTTTAAGGAGATGGTTAGCAGTGGTTAACAATTGGTGTTAGGTTAAAGAGAAATAGTAGGGCGTAATTTGTTGCCCAGTATGCTGCTGAATGGTCTCAGCAGAGACAAGGGTATATTATATTAAAGCAATTAAATCAGTTTCAGAACAGGAATGGGTCACCTAGCTCAGGCTTCAGCTTGTGTTATTACCTAGATAAAAATTTAGGAAAATACGAGTTTATGATTTGCATATACTGTTGGGATACTGCAGACTTACAAAAGCAAGGATAAAATCAGGGCCTGCAGATATTAAtagttatttccattttttgatCTTTGTAGTGGTCTCAAGATTATGCTTAAGGTTCTGTTAAACACGTGTAAGACATttccatgtttttaaatatagagAAGCTGGCAGAAAGTTAGCAGAATTCAAGTTACTCAGACCACAACAGGATGGAATGGAGCATTGACCGTAAAATATACTAATGGAGTATCTTTTCAAATGGGTCCAGGTTTGTCATAATACAAGTTAGGACTTTCTTAGAGTATATATTATACTTTAGGAAATCACACATCGGTAATTTCATTTCAATGGTGGATTATGCATATCTGCAAAGCTGAAGAAGTGATGAGGGATAATGGATATGTTTAGTTTGTATTTAAGGCTACAGCCTTTTTACAGGTTAAGTTTAAGGACAGCAGAAGGAACAAAGTGAACTGGGAGAGCAGAACTTACATTATTTGTGGATCTTCTAACCAtcagaaaggagagaaggagggatAAAAAGAGCTGATAATTATATTCAAATCTGATAAAAGTATGAATCATGTATTTCAGGCTTGTGCTAGaagttcagctctggggcccccagcagAAGACATGGACCTTCTTGAATAAGTCCAAaggagggccacaaaggtgATCAGGGGGATGGAACACCTCCCCAGTGAGATCAGGCCAAGAtagttggggttgttcagcctggagaaggctccaggtAGacatagcagccttccagtatgTAAAGGGGGCCTTCAGGAAAGATGGGAAGGGACTCTTTACCAGGAAGTATAGTGACAGGACATGGGGTAACAATTAAAGctggaagagggtagatttagagcagattttaagaagaaattccttactctgaggatggtgagaaactggaacaggttgcccagagaagatGTGGATGTCCTCTCCTTGGAcacattcaaggccaggttggatggggctttgagcaacctgatctagtggaaggtgtccctgcccatgatggggatgggggtggggatgtGGAGCTGGATGATCTTCAAggacccttccaacccaaatcattctagGATTGGATGATTCTGTGACTGGACTCCATTGCCTTGCTGCAGAGATGGAGCAGTGGtcccaggctgcagcctggcctgACACCTTCTCTGTCACTAGGGTGAACAGAGGATTTACACTTCTCTGTctaagcattttcattttagctgTGGTCTGCAGCCTTGTGGCAGTCAGGTTGTTGCAATTATTGCTTGCTCACTTCTTTCCAAGCAGGATCACTTCACCCAGTGTAGGCTCTCTTTACTGGCTTAGCCCCAAAAAAGCACATACACCAGTGTCAGGTAGGAGATGGGGCATTAGCAGTTaacagctggagggaggagaTGCTTCTGCTGGCACCCACTGAGCCAGCTCATTGCAGCCTTGCAGATGAAACCTCAAGCAGAACACAGCATGACTGAAAAAGGGGAAGCATTTGCAGTCACAGAGGGTAATTCCCAAACACCCTCACCAGTGCCCGCTcagaaagcaagctggaaaACTTGCtacttcctcctttttttttcccctttctctggCCTTGCCCTGATTTTCCTCAGGGCTCTAGTTATGGAGCTTCATGCCCGAGCCTGGCTCTTGGCTGGTGGGGTCATCACACCAGCGGCAGAGCTGCTGTCACAGCTGCTTGGGCTATGGCCAGTCCCTACCAGGTGCCCAAATGGAATCTGAAAGTTGCAGCCCTGTGTCCGGCACTTCctcttctgtggttttcttgCCTTCTCCAGCTCAGCAAAACTGGGTGATCCTGACATAATCTCCCTGGTATGATGCACTTGTTGAGGTTGAAAAAGACCCTTGAGATCATAGtgtccaaccattaacctaacactaccaagtccaccactaaaccatgtccctaagtgccacatattttaaatacctccacatcttttaaatacctccagggatggtgactccaccacctccctgggcagcctgctccagcgcttgacaatcctttcagtgaagaatttttttctaatatccaatgtaaacctccTCTAAatggcacaacttgaggccatttcttctcgTCTTAGCACTTGttacctggggaaaaaagagaccAAGatccaccttgctacaacctcctttcaggtagttgtagagagtgattaggtctcccctgagcctcattttctccaggctaaacaactgCAGTTTCCTCAGCCGGTCCTCACAAGACCTCTTCTGTCTTGAATCTGAAAGTTAcagccctgtggctgctgcttccctttctACAGTTCCcttgctttctccagctctgaaAAATTGGGCAATCCTGCCGTAACTTCCCCAGTATGATgcactcattttctttccttgaaacCTTGGACCCATCCAGCAGCCAGGGGATaaaaggaaggcagcagcagcaggggccaAGCATTGTGCAGGAgagccctgcagccaccccagctccagctccactCGTGGTTCCCTCAGCCTGCAGCATCATGAAGGTCCTCGCAGCcaccctggctgctctgctccttgTGGCCATCTGCTCCTTGGCTGAGGCCCATCCTCATGACTCTGGCATTGCTGCATCTACCCAGAAGCCAGGTTTGCGGTCCCCCTCCAAGAGAGAGCCCCGTCCCCACTGATGGGACCCTCATGTCcatgggaagggctgggagtGAGTGGTCATCACCAGTGCTGGGACTCAGCCTCAGAGATGGAAGCTTCCAGGGGGTGTCCCTGAGGGATACAGCACAGGTGACAGCAAATCCCCTGGGAGCCCAAGGCAGAGCCTTTCCTACAGCAGGGGGTCTCTGTCCCCACAGACACCAACCccactgcctgctgcttctcctaCACGTCTCGTCGGGTCTCACGCAGATTCATCAGCTCCATCTACAGGACCAGCAGCATATGCAGCCAGCCAGCGGTGGTGTGAGTACCCAGCACTGACGGGGGTCAGGGTGcaacagccccagcagcaccccagtgTGTCCAAGGGTGgttgggaaggggaagggaacaCAGCCAGCAACACCCAGGGCACTGCCAGCGAGACCCAGCACAGGCATTCCACCGCCCCGGCCAAGCGacctgatgtttttttcctggcagtCTGGTCAccaagaaggggaaggagatgTGTGCAGACGCCAAGGCATCCTGGGTGCAGGAGCTTATGAAGCACTTCGAGTCACTGGAGTACTgacccttccctgctgctgccccaatGCAGCAGGCTTGGGCCCCGGCACCAGATGCCCAACAGAGTGCTTGAGTTGCATACTTCTTCAACAGGAAAATTGATTCTAATTGacatacattttttaaactaaattttgtttcctaataaagt contains these protein-coding regions:
- the LOC130149990 gene encoding C-C motif chemokine 4-like, whose translation is MMHSFSFLETLDPSSSQGIKGRQQQQGPSIVQESPAATPAPAPLVVPSACSIMKVLAATLAALLLVAICSLAEAHPHDSGIAASTQKPDTNPTACCFSYTSRRVSRRFISSIYRTSSICSQPAVVLVTKKGKEMCADAKASWVQELMKHFESLEY